A window from bacterium encodes these proteins:
- a CDS encoding EamA family transporter yields the protein MNKHFPLLVAISLIWGSQFFFNEIALAALPPLTIAFVRSALAALTLAVIFHFSRERREVAAAPTRKIPFMTYFWIAVVDATLPFFLMAWGQRQLESGTAAILNGTIPLFALVLTPLIIKGTKLTLGNVLSIGLGFVSVLVLNAASLQHGFGGNMVPMLAMLGGAGCFAGGLVLIKRLDSPTFITTARNILFASTLQLLPFALWVDRPWALTWSLKVVGALIFLGVVNAGIAYLLYVVLIAKAGPTFASLSNYLVPMVGMSLGIFLLGEPFHPISIVALLILFVALSLNGWTPRKQRQPEQQKAGGAAESLAPVTKP from the coding sequence ATGAACAAGCACTTTCCGCTCCTGGTGGCGATCAGCCTGATCTGGGGCTCCCAATTCTTCTTCAACGAGATTGCCCTGGCCGCGCTGCCCCCGCTGACCATCGCGTTCGTGCGCTCGGCGCTGGCGGCCCTGACCCTGGCGGTGATCTTCCACTTCTCGCGCGAGCGTCGCGAGGTGGCAGCCGCCCCCACCCGCAAGATCCCCTTCATGACCTACTTCTGGATCGCCGTGGTGGATGCGACCCTGCCTTTCTTCCTGATGGCCTGGGGCCAGCGTCAGCTCGAAAGCGGGACGGCCGCCATCCTGAACGGCACCATCCCCCTCTTCGCCTTGGTCCTGACCCCGCTCATCATCAAGGGCACGAAGCTGACCTTGGGGAACGTCCTGAGCATCGGGCTGGGCTTCGTCAGCGTCCTGGTCCTCAACGCCGCGAGCCTCCAGCACGGCTTCGGGGGCAACATGGTTCCAATGCTCGCCATGCTCGGCGGTGCGGGGTGCTTCGCCGGCGGTCTCGTCTTGATCAAGCGCCTCGATTCGCCGACCTTCATTACCACGGCCCGCAACATCCTCTTCGCCTCGACCTTGCAATTGCTGCCCTTCGCCCTGTGGGTGGATCGCCCCTGGGCGCTGACCTGGAGCCTCAAGGTGGTGGGCGCCCTGATCTTCCTGGGCGTCGTCAACGCGGGTATCGCTTACTTGCTGTACGTGGTGCTGATCGCCAAGGCGGGTCCGACCTTCGCCTCGCTGAGCAACTACCTGGTGCCCATGGTGGGCATGTCGCTCGGCATCTTCCTCTTGGGCGAGCCGTTCCACCCTATCAGCATCGTGGCCCTCTTGATCCTCTTCGTGGCCCTTTCGCTCAACGGCTGGACGCCGCGCAAACAGCGGCAGCCCGAGCAGCAGAAGGCAGGCGGAGCAGCAGAGAGCTTAGCGCCCGTCACGAAACCATAG
- a CDS encoding VOC family protein: MAVRVYGLNHIAIEVTDAAAAVAFYSDVFGLEMLTGGEGAAWCKMGEHQFMAIFEVEELQPDRTRHFGLMVRDAAQIAEVRQKVQTKYGLTLEPHFRCDFRDPWGNRIQVGDLHDESLVWLLPYQEVQKAGIVFSDTADQSAKDPSLDAFGRE; the protein is encoded by the coding sequence ATGGCGGTACGAGTCTACGGCCTGAACCACATCGCGATCGAGGTGACCGACGCAGCGGCAGCGGTCGCCTTCTACTCGGACGTCTTCGGGCTCGAGATGCTGACGGGGGGCGAAGGCGCCGCCTGGTGCAAGATGGGCGAGCACCAGTTCATGGCGATCTTCGAGGTCGAGGAGCTACAGCCGGACAGGACCCGCCACTTCGGCCTGATGGTCCGGGACGCCGCGCAGATCGCCGAGGTGCGCCAGAAGGTGCAAACCAAGTACGGCCTCACCCTTGAGCCCCACTTCCGATGCGACTTCCGGGATCCCTGGGGCAACCGCATCCAGGTGGGGGACCTGCACGACGAATCGCTCGTCTGGCTCTTGCCCTACCAGGAGGTCCAGAAGGCGGGCATCGTCTTCAGCGACACGGCCGACCAGAGCGCCAAGGACCCATCACTCGACGCCTTCGGCCGGGAGTGA
- a CDS encoding response regulator, whose product MTLPVLILDDSLTIRMSLHEAFEAAGIPTTLCATLVSAREALANTPHGLAVLDLHLPDGDGLDLLAELKHDPGTRDLPVLLLSSEAEVRDRIRGLSGGAIDFVGKPYDPDYLVLRARELMRPADQAPAVSSGVKVLVIEDSATFRAALCEALQEAGYECVTAESGEEGLRLAVLHQPSVIVVDGRLPGIDGATVIHRLRLDGSLRHIPCLLLTASEALADEIQGLEAGADAYVRKSEPLSLILARLSALLRSAAPPSPVLALSSPLGPKKVLLVDDNPNHHRHLASRLQQEGYDVVVAKSGEDALDLLVVQPVDCILLDMLMPGISGLQLCQLVKRNPLWREIPLVILSGIEEEATMIEALNAGADDYLVKGNDDAAILGRLRAQLRRRHIEAEHRRAQAELLRKELEAAEMRSARELAETRAALLADLERKNAELAQAKEHAEAATQAKSEFLANMSHEIRTPLNAILGMAELLAETPLNEEQSGYVAVFRRAGDNLLTVINDILDLSKVEAGQLELDRTVFELGEVIDRAIDLGAVRARAKGINLRAEVEAGVPPYVLGDPHRLGQVIHNLIGNALKFTQQGEVVLRVAPGPGGQLSFAVSDTGIGIPEHKRELIFEKFQQADSSTTRRYGGTGLGLSIVRRLVHLMGGEIGVESRVGKGSTFHFTVQLPEAEAPREATRRVPAEAPQPVRPLRILLAEDAEDNRAVFKAYLRHTPHHLEVAENGAIALERYRANAYDLVFMDMQMPILDGYTATRAIREFERAQGMGEVPVIALTAFALKEEAQRSMEAGCTMHLTKPIAKENLLRLVAEIAGSVERIDDLAPPEPPTAPEPVLQGCVAIVRQDLAPLIPRFLENRETDVRTLRGALSEKDLETARRVGHNLAGTGSTFGFPDITDIGRVIEGAAKSEDAEVLARAIDALEAYLAQVEIRYEA is encoded by the coding sequence GTGACCCTGCCCGTCTTGATCCTCGACGATAGTTTGACCATTCGCATGAGCCTGCACGAAGCCTTCGAGGCGGCGGGGATCCCCACGACCCTCTGCGCGACGCTTGTAAGCGCCCGTGAAGCGCTCGCAAACACGCCGCACGGCCTGGCCGTCCTCGATCTGCACCTGCCCGACGGAGACGGCCTGGATCTGCTCGCCGAACTCAAGCATGATCCCGGGACACGCGATTTGCCGGTGCTCCTGCTGTCGTCCGAGGCCGAGGTCCGCGATCGCATCCGAGGCCTCTCGGGCGGGGCCATCGACTTCGTCGGCAAGCCCTACGACCCGGACTACCTGGTGCTGCGCGCGCGCGAGCTGATGCGTCCTGCCGACCAAGCGCCCGCCGTCTCGTCGGGCGTCAAGGTGCTCGTGATCGAGGACAGCGCGACCTTTCGCGCGGCGCTGTGCGAGGCCCTCCAGGAAGCGGGCTACGAGTGCGTCACCGCCGAGAGCGGCGAGGAGGGCCTGCGCCTCGCGGTCCTGCACCAGCCTTCGGTCATCGTGGTGGATGGCCGGCTGCCGGGCATCGACGGCGCAACCGTCATCCATCGCCTGAGGCTGGACGGGAGCCTGCGTCACATCCCGTGCCTGCTCTTGACCGCCTCCGAGGCCCTCGCCGACGAGATCCAGGGCCTGGAGGCGGGGGCGGACGCCTACGTCCGCAAGTCAGAGCCCCTGAGCCTCATCCTCGCGCGCCTCTCGGCTCTCTTGCGCTCGGCCGCCCCGCCCAGCCCGGTACTCGCCCTCTCCAGTCCGCTCGGCCCCAAGAAGGTCCTCTTGGTCGACGACAACCCTAACCATCATCGGCACCTGGCGAGCCGCCTCCAGCAGGAGGGCTACGACGTTGTCGTCGCGAAGTCGGGCGAAGATGCGCTGGATCTGCTCGTGGTCCAGCCGGTGGATTGCATCCTGCTCGACATGCTGATGCCCGGCATCTCGGGCCTCCAGCTCTGCCAGCTCGTCAAGCGCAACCCGCTTTGGCGCGAGATCCCGCTCGTCATCCTCTCGGGGATCGAGGAAGAAGCCACCATGATCGAGGCCCTCAACGCGGGGGCGGACGATTACCTGGTCAAGGGCAACGACGACGCGGCCATCCTGGGTCGCCTGCGAGCCCAGCTGCGCCGCCGCCACATCGAGGCGGAGCACCGCCGGGCGCAGGCGGAGCTCTTGCGCAAGGAGCTTGAAGCGGCCGAGATGCGTTCGGCCCGCGAGCTCGCCGAAACCCGAGCGGCGCTCTTGGCGGATCTCGAGCGCAAGAACGCCGAACTCGCGCAGGCCAAGGAGCACGCCGAGGCCGCGACCCAGGCCAAGTCCGAGTTCCTCGCCAACATGAGCCACGAAATCCGCACCCCGCTCAATGCGATCCTCGGCATGGCCGAGCTGCTCGCCGAGACCCCCCTCAACGAGGAACAGTCGGGCTACGTTGCGGTCTTTCGCCGTGCGGGCGACAACCTCCTGACGGTGATCAACGATATTCTCGACCTCTCGAAGGTCGAGGCCGGCCAGCTGGAGCTGGATCGGACCGTCTTCGAGCTCGGCGAGGTCATCGACAGGGCTATCGATCTCGGGGCGGTCCGCGCGCGCGCCAAGGGGATCAACCTGCGAGCCGAGGTCGAGGCGGGCGTGCCGCCCTACGTGCTGGGGGATCCGCACCGCCTGGGCCAGGTGATCCACAACCTGATCGGCAACGCCCTCAAGTTCACCCAGCAGGGCGAGGTGGTGCTCCGGGTGGCGCCGGGCCCCGGCGGCCAGCTCTCGTTCGCGGTCTCGGACACGGGGATCGGCATCCCCGAGCACAAGCGCGAGCTGATCTTCGAGAAGTTCCAGCAGGCCGATTCCTCGACCACCCGCCGTTACGGGGGCACCGGCCTGGGTCTTTCCATCGTCCGGCGCCTCGTCCACCTGATGGGCGGTGAGATCGGCGTCGAGAGTCGGGTGGGCAAGGGGAGCACCTTCCACTTTACGGTCCAGTTGCCTGAGGCCGAGGCCCCGCGCGAAGCCACGCGCCGGGTCCCGGCAGAAGCCCCCCAGCCGGTGCGGCCCCTGCGGATCCTGCTGGCCGAGGACGCCGAGGACAACCGGGCGGTGTTCAAGGCCTACCTGCGCCACACCCCCCACCACCTGGAGGTGGCGGAGAACGGGGCGATCGCCCTGGAGCGCTACCGTGCGAACGCTTACGATCTGGTCTTCATGGACATGCAGATGCCCATCCTGGACGGCTATACCGCCACTCGCGCCATCCGCGAGTTCGAGCGCGCCCAGGGGATGGGCGAGGTGCCCGTCATTGCCCTGACCGCCTTCGCCCTCAAGGAGGAGGCTCAGCGCAGCATGGAGGCGGGCTGCACCATGCACCTGACCAAGCCGATCGCCAAGGAGAACCTGCTGCGCCTGGTGGCGGAGATCGCAGGCTCCGTCGAGCGCATCGACGACCTTGCGCCGCCCGAGCCCCCCACCGCGCCCGAGCCCGTGCTCCAGGGATGCGTCGCGATCGTTCGGCAGGACCTGGCGCCGTTGATTCCGCGCTTTCTCGAGAACCGCGAGACGGACGTGCGGACCCTGCGCGGGGCCCTCTCGGAAAAGGACCTCGAAACCGCCCGCCGAGTCGGGCACAACCTGGCGGGAACGGGTAGCACCTTCGGCTTCCCGGACATCACCGACATCGGGCGCGTGATCGAGGGGGCTGCGAAAAGCGAGGACGCCGAGGTGCTTGCGCGGGCGATCGATGCCCTGGAGGCCTACCTGGCGCAGGTGGAGATCCGCTACGAAGCGTGA
- a CDS encoding NADH:flavin oxidoreductase/NADH oxidase produces MHLFEPWALRALEFRNRIGVSPMCQYSCEDGFANDWHLVHLGSRAIGGAGLVMVEATAVEPIGRISPQDMGLWSDAHIEPLARVARFIREHGAVAGIQLAHAGRKASTSRPWEGDGALSPAQGGWEPVVAPSAIPFEEGCPMPVALNEAGIERVVQAFADSADWAIAAGFQLIEIHAAHGYLLHEFLSPLSNHRTDAYGGSFENRIRLLLRVVDAVRARCPEGMPLFVRISATDWADGGWDADQSVELARRLKPHGVDLIDVSSGGLVPKASIPVGPGYQVSFADRIRREAGIPTAAVGLISEPEQADAVIREGQADLVLLGRALLRDPYWPLHAAQALGHEAPWPPQYERAKPRTRR; encoded by the coding sequence ATGCACTTGTTCGAACCCTGGGCGCTTCGCGCGCTGGAATTCCGCAACCGGATCGGGGTATCGCCCATGTGCCAGTACTCGTGCGAGGACGGCTTCGCCAACGATTGGCACCTGGTCCACCTTGGCTCTCGGGCGATCGGCGGGGCGGGCCTCGTGATGGTCGAGGCGACGGCGGTCGAGCCTATCGGCCGCATTTCGCCCCAGGACATGGGCCTCTGGTCGGACGCGCACATCGAGCCCCTCGCCCGCGTTGCGCGCTTCATTCGCGAGCACGGGGCGGTGGCCGGGATCCAGCTCGCCCATGCGGGGCGCAAGGCCAGCACCAGCCGCCCCTGGGAAGGGGACGGGGCCCTTTCGCCCGCGCAAGGAGGCTGGGAGCCCGTCGTGGCGCCGAGTGCCATCCCCTTCGAGGAAGGCTGCCCCATGCCCGTGGCCCTGAACGAGGCTGGTATCGAGCGCGTCGTGCAGGCGTTCGCCGACTCGGCCGATTGGGCCATTGCCGCGGGCTTTCAGCTGATCGAGATCCACGCCGCTCACGGCTACTTGCTCCATGAGTTCCTCTCGCCCCTTTCGAATCACCGCACGGATGCCTATGGGGGATCCTTCGAGAACCGGATCCGTCTGTTGCTGAGGGTAGTGGACGCCGTGCGCGCGCGCTGCCCCGAGGGCATGCCCCTCTTCGTCCGGATTTCGGCCACCGACTGGGCAGACGGGGGTTGGGACGCGGATCAATCGGTCGAGTTGGCCAGGCGCCTCAAGCCCCACGGCGTCGATCTAATCGACGTGTCGAGCGGTGGCCTCGTGCCCAAGGCGAGCATCCCCGTGGGACCTGGCTACCAGGTTTCGTTCGCGGATCGGATCAGGCGCGAGGCCGGGATCCCCACCGCGGCGGTTGGGCTCATCAGCGAGCCGGAGCAGGCCGATGCGGTGATCCGCGAAGGCCAGGCGGATCTGGTGCTGCTCGGACGCGCGCTGCTGCGTGATCCTTATTGGCCGCTGCATGCGGCGCAGGCCCTGGGCCACGAGGCGCCCTGGCCGCCCCAGTACGAGCGAGCCAAGCCGCGCACCCGCCGCTGA
- the cheB gene encoding chemotaxis-specific protein-glutamate methyltransferase CheB translates to MARTRVLVVEDSLTVRKYLVEVLSADPELEVVGEAADGVAAIALCESLRPDVITLDIVMPRLNGLETTCHVMAHCPTPILIVSGSLNRGEAYETCEALAAGAVDVLEKPNGALASKEWERKLCAAVKLVSRIKVIRHPLGRLRAASRTPALPNTLAPRKTPRLVALGASTGGPGVIREILEGLDPSFSLPILLVLHIGEPFGASFVEWLASFSPLPVKAATDGMLLPFSGCVIVAPPGRHLVATPEGLRLTEAPARHACRPSVDVLFESVAKTYGEGAIGCLLTGMGRDGAEGLLAIKQAGGHTIAQDEASSVVFGMPREAIKLGAAAVTLPPFRIAQTLQAFSIAQAPDRRFP, encoded by the coding sequence ATGGCTCGGACGCGCGTGCTGGTGGTCGAGGACTCGTTGACGGTCCGCAAGTACCTGGTCGAGGTGCTTTCGGCGGATCCCGAGCTGGAGGTGGTCGGGGAGGCGGCCGACGGCGTTGCGGCGATCGCCCTCTGCGAGAGCCTGCGCCCGGACGTGATCACCCTGGACATCGTCATGCCGCGCCTGAACGGCCTCGAGACGACCTGCCACGTCATGGCGCACTGTCCGACCCCCATCCTGATCGTCTCGGGCTCGCTCAACCGCGGCGAGGCCTACGAGACCTGCGAAGCGCTGGCGGCCGGGGCGGTGGACGTGCTCGAGAAGCCGAACGGCGCCCTTGCGAGCAAGGAGTGGGAGCGCAAGCTCTGCGCAGCGGTCAAGCTGGTTTCGCGGATCAAGGTGATCCGGCATCCGCTCGGTCGTTTGCGCGCAGCCTCCCGCACGCCGGCGTTGCCCAACACCCTGGCCCCCCGGAAGACGCCTCGGCTGGTGGCGCTCGGGGCCTCCACGGGCGGACCGGGCGTCATCCGCGAGATCCTGGAGGGGCTCGATCCGAGCTTCTCCTTGCCCATCCTGCTCGTCCTCCACATCGGGGAACCCTTCGGCGCCTCGTTCGTCGAGTGGCTTGCGAGCTTCTCGCCGCTGCCGGTCAAGGCGGCCACCGATGGCATGTTGCTTCCCTTTTCGGGCTGCGTGATCGTCGCGCCCCCCGGCCGGCACCTGGTCGCCACCCCCGAGGGGCTGCGCCTCACCGAAGCGCCGGCGCGGCATGCCTGCCGTCCCTCGGTGGACGTCCTCTTCGAATCCGTCGCCAAAACCTACGGCGAGGGGGCCATCGGCTGCCTCTTGACCGGGATGGGCCGCGACGGGGCGGAAGGCTTGCTCGCCATCAAGCAGGCCGGCGGCCACACGATCGCCCAGGACGAGGCCTCGTCGGTGGTGTTCGGCATGCCGCGTGAGGCGATCAAGCTAGGCGCTGCGGCCGTCACCTTGCCGCCCTTCCGCATCGCTCAGACCCTCCAGGCATTCTCGATCGCTCAGGCCCCCGATCGGAGGTTCCCGTGA
- a CDS encoding acyl-CoA dehydrogenase family protein, which produces MNVDSKLSSPQAAERDFFASDRAFYRLLRRRLPAHQWEWGLAQLQEMGRMATEVIPPLAELANQHPPTLKAYDPWGERIDEVQCHPSYKEMTRLAYGAGLGGMYHDPAVREQGKVSHALAFGLGYVFAQAEQGLYCPICMTEGAARLVATFGDEALKARYLPGLTSRDPETLLQGAMFLTEKQGGSDVGANLATARQVGDHWELYGDKWFCSNAGEAGVMMVLARPEGAAPGTRGLGLFLMPKTWADGSPNRYRINRLKDKLGTRSMPSGEISLDGARAFAVGEVGRGFAYMTEMLNLSRIYNSVASVAVTRRALYECLKFSRERATFGHLIEQYPMVRRQLVEMTIEHEASMALVWEAIAFLDRQDDGLATPEERKLLRLLTPQIKYHTARQAVDFASMACEFLGGNGYIETFVTPRLLRDAQVLPIWEGTTNILVLDVLRCLEKEGAQAPLFETLRARLGALRQSRLAPYRDQALSALDRLIAAFDQLAAAQEGRTLFAKEWSDWALRVYQATLLLEGAEEELESGEGRGLAIAVKFLRRHFERQAFGAPGWGTDSSDHTLFEAIARHAPLTPEEALRALG; this is translated from the coding sequence ATGAACGTCGATTCAAAGCTCTCCTCCCCTCAAGCCGCCGAGCGCGATTTCTTCGCATCGGACCGGGCCTTCTACCGCCTGCTGCGGCGCCGGTTGCCCGCTCATCAGTGGGAGTGGGGCCTGGCGCAGCTCCAGGAGATGGGGCGGATGGCCACCGAGGTCATTCCCCCGCTCGCCGAGCTCGCCAACCAGCATCCGCCGACCCTCAAGGCTTACGATCCCTGGGGCGAGCGCATCGACGAGGTCCAGTGCCATCCGAGCTACAAGGAGATGACCCGCCTCGCTTACGGGGCGGGCCTCGGCGGCATGTACCACGACCCGGCGGTGCGCGAACAGGGCAAGGTGTCGCACGCGCTGGCCTTCGGCCTCGGCTACGTCTTCGCGCAGGCCGAGCAGGGCCTCTACTGCCCCATCTGCATGACCGAGGGGGCCGCACGGCTGGTTGCGACCTTCGGGGACGAGGCTCTCAAAGCGCGTTACCTGCCGGGGCTGACCTCGCGCGATCCCGAGACCCTCTTGCAGGGGGCCATGTTCCTCACCGAGAAGCAGGGCGGCTCGGACGTGGGGGCGAACCTCGCCACCGCGCGGCAGGTGGGGGACCACTGGGAGCTCTACGGCGACAAGTGGTTCTGCAGCAACGCGGGCGAAGCGGGCGTCATGATGGTCCTGGCGCGCCCCGAGGGGGCGGCTCCCGGCACCCGGGGGCTCGGTCTTTTCCTGATGCCCAAGACCTGGGCGGACGGCTCTCCCAACCGCTACCGGATCAACCGCCTCAAGGACAAGCTGGGCACTCGCTCCATGCCGAGCGGTGAGATCTCGCTCGACGGGGCCCGCGCGTTCGCAGTCGGCGAGGTGGGCCGCGGCTTCGCCTACATGACCGAGATGCTCAACCTGAGCCGGATCTATAACTCGGTGGCCTCGGTCGCCGTCACGCGGCGCGCCCTCTACGAGTGCCTCAAGTTCTCGCGGGAGCGCGCGACCTTCGGCCACCTGATCGAGCAGTACCCCATGGTCCGGCGCCAGCTGGTGGAGATGACCATCGAGCACGAGGCCTCCATGGCCCTGGTCTGGGAGGCGATCGCCTTCCTGGATCGCCAGGACGACGGCCTTGCGACCCCCGAAGAGCGCAAGCTGCTGCGGCTCTTGACCCCACAGATCAAGTACCACACGGCGCGCCAGGCCGTGGATTTCGCCTCGATGGCCTGCGAGTTCCTGGGCGGCAACGGCTACATCGAGACCTTCGTCACCCCCAGGCTCCTGCGCGACGCCCAGGTGCTGCCCATCTGGGAAGGGACCACCAACATCCTCGTCTTGGACGTGCTGCGCTGCCTCGAGAAGGAGGGGGCCCAGGCGCCTCTCTTCGAAACGCTGCGCGCCCGTCTTGGCGCCCTGCGGCAGTCGAGGCTCGCCCCGTACCGCGACCAGGCCCTCTCGGCGCTCGATCGCTTGATCGCTGCCTTCGACCAGCTGGCCGCGGCCCAGGAGGGCCGGACCCTCTTTGCAAAGGAGTGGAGCGATTGGGCCCTTCGGGTGTACCAGGCGACGCTGCTTTTGGAAGGGGCCGAAGAGGAACTCGAAAGCGGCGAAGGACGCGGGCTTGCGATCGCCGTCAAGTTCCTGCGCCGCCACTTCGAGCGCCAGGCCTTCGGCGCGCCGGGCTGGGGGACGGATTCGAGCGATCATACCTTGTTCGAGGCGATCGCGCGGCACGCGCCTCTGACGCCCGAGGAGGCCCTTCGGGCGCTCGGCTAA